TGGGAAGGACACGAACCCAGGCAGTCCCAGGACATCTTCATCCCGCTGCTTGAATCGGAAGGATACGATATCACGCAAAGCGACACACTCGACGCCTACCTGGACGCGGAAGCCATGCCCACGTACGATCTCATCGTGCAGACCGTGACCATGAGCACGATCACCGGCGCGCAGGAAAAAGCGCTCCTGGAGACGGTCTCCGCCGGGGCCGGGTTCGGCGGCTGGCACGGGGGACAGGCGGACGCCTTCCGCAACAACACGAACTACCAGTACATGGTGGGCGGACAGTGGGTGTCCCATCCGGGCGGGATCATCGACTACGAAGTCAACATCATCGATCACGAAGATCCCGTGACAGCCGGGCTGGACGATTTCGCCATGCGCTCGGAACAGTATTACATGCACGTCGATCCGTCCAACCAAGTGCTCGCGACCACGACCTTCAGCGGGGATCACGACGCCTGGATCGATGGCACGGTGATGCCCGTGGTTTGGAAGAGGCCGTGGGGCAAGGGGAAGGTATTCCACTGTTCGCTGGGACACGTCGCCAGCGATTTCGACGTACCCGAGGCGCGGGAAATCGTCCGTCGCGGACTGATCTGGTGCACGCGCTGATTTTATTCTTTACTTTGTTGACCTAGATAGGTATATTATCGTGGCCATAAGACGGATCAGGCCACTGATCACACCACCTTATCATCTATAGCAAGCCCTTTGCAGGAGGACTGTCATGGCGTTACGTTTAATGGACGAAGCCCCGGATTTCACGGCTGAAACCACCGAGGGAACGATTCGTTTTCACGAATGGCTCGGGGACGGCTGGGGCATACTCTTTTCCCATCCCGCGGATTACACGCCGGTCTGCACCACGGAACTGGGGTACATGGCCAACATCGCCCACGAGTTCGCCCGGCGAAACGTCAAGATCCTGGCCATCAGCGTGGATCCCCTCGATTCGCACCGTGGCTGGATCAGCGACATCAACGAGACGCAGAACGCGAACGTGAGCTACCCGCTGATCGCGGATCCCGACCAGGAAGTCGCCCAGCTCTACGACATGATCCATCCGAACGCCGACGACAAGATGACCGTGCGTTCGGTGTTCGTCATCGGTCCGGACAAGAAGATCAAGCTGATGCTGACCTACCCCGCGTCCACGGGCCGGAATTTCGACGAGATCCTGCGCGTCGTGGACTCCCTGCAGTTGACGGCCCATCACAAGCTCGCCACGCCGGTCAACTGGACCAGCGGCGAAGACTGCATCATCGTACCGGCGGTCACGGACGAGGAAGCAGACCAGACCTACTCCGACATCCGCCGTGTGAAGCCCTACCTGCGCTACGTGAAGCAACCCCAGGGCTGATTGCGGCTGCGGACGGCCGTTACATGCGAACGGCCGTTACAACTCGAACGGTCACTACAACAAGTTGAATAGAAAGAGAAAGGCGCCTCGACAGGGGCGCCTTTTTTATTTGGCTTTATTTGAAAATGTGTGCTTGACAGGCGATCTGTTATCCTGTAATATGATATCATATTGATATTATAATGTTATCCTATCAACCGATGTTTGGAGGAGGAAAGCAATGATAACGGAAAGAAGCCCGTTGAAATTCAGCGGCTGGAGGGCGCTGGTCTGGCTGATCGTCCTGTTTCCTTTGACGTTTGTGGTCATGGATTGGGTCATTACGTTCAATCCACCCGTACTGGAGCAGGAAATGAGCGTCCGAG
This is a stretch of genomic DNA from Gemmatimonadota bacterium. It encodes these proteins:
- a CDS encoding peroxiredoxin yields the protein MALRLMDEAPDFTAETTEGTIRFHEWLGDGWGILFSHPADYTPVCTTELGYMANIAHEFARRNVKILAISVDPLDSHRGWISDINETQNANVSYPLIADPDQEVAQLYDMIHPNADDKMTVRSVFVIGPDKKIKLMLTYPASTGRNFDEILRVVDSLQLTAHHKLATPVNWTSGEDCIIVPAVTDEEADQTYSDIRRVKPYLRYVKQPQG
- a CDS encoding ThuA domain-containing protein, encoding MPNALFVWGGWEGHEPRQSQDIFIPLLESEGYDITQSDTLDAYLDAEAMPTYDLIVQTVTMSTITGAQEKALLETVSAGAGFGGWHGGQADAFRNNTNYQYMVGGQWVSHPGGIIDYEVNIIDHEDPVTAGLDDFAMRSEQYYMHVDPSNQVLATTTFSGDHDAWIDGTVMPVVWKRPWGKGKVFHCSLGHVASDFDVPEAREIVRRGLIWCTR